From Fusobacterium sp., a single genomic window includes:
- a CDS encoding DUF4241 domain-containing protein: MLVGKIEIKDELIIGDPCYDLDSLELGRIKDIVPGVYNCSIEYSKEKRVSMIEIKYEDILEKNSDLYTVENEFWITVDSGQVGFFDFTFYKNYSNNLNNKEGEIIYNEICSKTLSKEEYGINSKYFVSSSGYGDGEYDVCVTRNSDRKVIGILIKFIEKAGDDE, encoded by the coding sequence ATGTTAGTAGGAAAAATTGAAATCAAAGATGAACTTATAATTGGAGATCCGTGTTATGACTTAGATTCTTTAGAGCTTGGAAGAATAAAAGATATTGTACCAGGTGTATATAATTGCAGCATTGAGTATTCAAAAGAGAAAAGAGTATCAATGATAGAAATTAAATATGAAGATATATTAGAAAAAAATTCAGATTTATATACTGTAGAAAATGAGTTTTGGATAACAGTAGATTCAGGACAAGTTGGTTTTTTTGATTTTACATTTTATAAAAATTATTCAAATAATCTGAATAATAAAGAAGGAGAAATAATTTATAATGAAATTTGTAGCAAAACACTAAGTAAAGAAGAGTATGGAATAAACAGTAAATACTTTGTTTCTTCAAGTGGATATGGAGATGGGGAATATGATGTATGTGTTACTAGGAATAGTGATAGAAAGGTAATAGGTATTCTTATAAAGTTTATTGAAAAAGCTGGAGATGATGAATAA
- a CDS encoding radical SAM protein, whose product MKVALIDLDNYNKTAKFPNLAIMKISTYHKEKGDTVEWYQILNSGYDLVYVSKVFSWTKEFPYAINSKKIIYGGIGYDLENKLLEEQEHSFPDYSLYQVTKNKAYGFLSRGCPRECKFCNVSQHQGKKSKKISNLPEFWNGQEEIILLDPNILACPDYKELLQQLAKSKAYVDFSQGLDIRLMTEEKIKLLNNIKIKMIHFAWDSFEMKTYEMLKQYRNSFNLKDRQLIVYVLVNFNTTLEEDLKRIYMLRAIGYTPYVMRYKDSTAKSKLLEIGSIYNKLARWVNRRQFFNKFKKFEDYLAKSY is encoded by the coding sequence ATGAAAGTAGCCTTGATAGATTTAGACAACTATAATAAGACAGCTAAATTTCCAAACCTGGCTATAATGAAAATTTCAACATATCATAAAGAAAAAGGAGATACTGTAGAATGGTATCAAATTTTGAATTCAGGATATGATTTAGTTTATGTAAGTAAGGTATTTTCATGGACTAAGGAATTTCCTTATGCTATAAACTCTAAAAAAATCATTTATGGAGGAATAGGGTATGATTTAGAAAATAAACTTTTAGAGGAACAAGAACATAGTTTTCCTGATTATTCCTTATATCAAGTTACTAAAAATAAAGCATATGGATTTCTTTCAAGAGGTTGTCCTCGTGAATGTAAGTTCTGTAATGTGTCACAACATCAAGGAAAAAAAAGTAAAAAAATTTCAAATCTTCCTGAATTTTGGAATGGACAAGAAGAAATTATTTTACTGGATCCAAATATATTAGCTTGTCCAGACTATAAAGAATTGCTACAGCAATTAGCAAAGAGTAAAGCTTATGTTGATTTTTCACAGGGACTAGATATTAGGCTGATGACAGAGGAAAAAATAAAATTATTAAATAACATAAAAATAAAGATGATACATTTTGCATGGGATAGTTTTGAAATGAAGACCTATGAAATGCTAAAACAATATAGAAATAGTTTTAATCTAAAGGATAGACAATTAATAGTATATGTACTTGTAAATTTTAATACAACTTTGGAAGAAGATCTAAAAAGAATATATATGCTAAGAGCAATAGGATATACACCTTATGTTATGAGATACAAAGATTCTACAGCAAAAAGTAAATTACTAGAAATAGGCAGCATATATAATAAATTGGCAAGATGGGTAAACAGACGACAATTTTTTAATAAATTTAAAAAATTTGAAGATTATTTAGCAAAATCATATTAG